The Archangium primigenium genomic interval TGGCCCCCGGACTCTAGGCACCGGGCGGGGCCACACAAGCCTCGCGGCTCACCAGTCTTCGGTACCGTTCACTCCCTCCAACGGATCGCCACCCTTGCGCTTCTGCTCCTGCTGGCGCCGCTTGCCGCCCTGATCCTCGGCGTTCCACTCGTCCATGCCGTGGCTGTTGTCCAGCGGATCCGAGGACTTCACCTTCTTCTCCGCTCCGCCCTCCGAGGCGTTGATGAGGTTGTTGACGAGCCGCTGCAGCTCGGACTTGAGCTGGCCGAACTCGTCGCCCTGGAGCATCACGCGCCGCACGCCCAGGCGTTTGCCGGTGTTCATCTCGTACAGCCCCATCACCAGCTCCGTGGTGCCGCTGTCGGGCAAGTCCCGCACCGTGCCCACGAGGCCCCGATCCAACCCCAGCGCCTTGCCCAGCGCGGCCACCGCCTGGTTGTTGGTGTTCTTGTCCGCGCGCATGACCTCGCTGCTCACCGCGTCCAGCCGGGCGTCGTAGGCCTTGTAGTTGTCCGTGGGCTGCAGCACGAGCGTGGTCTCCACGTCGTCGGGGCTCACCTCCAGGAGCTGCCCCGTCACCTGGAAGCCGGGCCGCTCCAGGCGCAAGAGGTGCTTGCCCACCGCGAGCGTGGGGACCGTCATGGGGGTGAAGCCCTTGAACTCGTTGTCGATGAAGACGCGCGCCCCGGCGGGCCGCGACTTCACCTGGGCGCCACCGCGCAGCGCCGCGTTGAGCCCCGTGGCCACCTGCACGCGCAGGGAGAGCAGCTCGCGCGAGTAGCGCTTGGTGTCCAGCTCGTAGGTGGGGTTGAGCGCCATCAGGTCCAGCAGCGCCAGCTTCGCCTCCTCCACGTCCCCGCGCTGCTGCATCACCGCGGCGAAGAGCGCCGTGGCGTCACACAGGGGGTTGCACGAGGCCGTCATCGCCGCGGGGGCCAGCCGCAGCTCCTTGAGCGTGGCGCGCAGCTTGCGCTCCGCGTCCTCGTAGTCCTTCTTGAGGAACGCCTCGAGGCTCTCCAGGTAGCCCTTCTGGCCTCGCTTGAGCGAGGCCTCGGCCTCCGTGTCCCGGGGCAGGCCGAGCAGATCCTCGGGCTTGCGCACCGTGTAGCCCTGGAACTGGGTCAGGGCCTCGTTCATGTAGCCCTCCATCTTGGGCCCGCTCGCCTCGGCCGTGGGATCCATGGGCACGAGGAGCGAACTGACGCGCAGGGGGGTGGCCTTGGGGGGCGGCGGGGCGGCCAGCGCGAGGGAGGGCAGGAGCAGCAGCGCAAGGGCTTTCATGTGAATGGACCTCGAGAATGGAGGCGCTACCAACCCGCGCCGAAGTTGCCCAGCCGGGGCCCGAGGGGCCGCGGCCCCTGGTTGGCCAGGAGGATGCCCGCGGTGGTGGCCACCGCCACGCCCCCCACGGCGGCCCAGAACCAGGGCTTCTTCACCGTGGCCACCAGCGCCGCGGGCAGGCGGCTGTCGGGCACGATCTTTCCCGTGGCGAAGTCGCGCACCTGGAGCACGGCGCGCTGGCGCTCCGGGGCCTGGGTGGCGTCCAGCTTCACGCCGCGCAGGCGGTTCTTGCCCGTCAAATCCCACGCGTACAGCGTGGTGGCCGTGGGCGCGCGCGCGTCACGGCCCACCACGGCGAGCACCACGTAGCGCGCGCCGAGCTTCTCGCCGAGCCGGGCCACCTCGGGGGGCGGCTCGGCCCGCGACTCGTCCAGCGTGCGCGCGGCGCCGGCCTGGGCGGCCAGGGTGTGGACCTCGGCCAGGCCCGGCAGCGGCTCGAGCGTGGGGCGCACCGGCTCGCTCTTGCCGGACGTCACCGTCTGGAAGACGCCGTAGGGCACGTGGCCGGGCAGGGTGAAGGCGAGCGGGTGGGGCCCCGGCGGCAGCTCGAGGTTCTTGAGGGGCGTGGTGCCCAGCGGCTCGCCCCGCAGCGTCACCTGGGCGCCCGAGGGCGCGGAGTCGACGAGGAGCGTGCCCTTGGGGCGCGCCTCCAGGTCCTTGCGCGCGGCGGCGAAGGCCTCGTGCACGTCCGGCCCGAAGAGGTCCGACTCGGGCTTCACGCTGGGGGCCGCGAGCACGGCGCGGGTGAAGGCCGCGCGGGCGCTGTCCAGGTCGCCGTTGAGCAGGTGCGAGGCGCCCAGGAAGATGTACACGCGCGCGAGCCGCTCGGGCTGCATGTCCACCGGGTGCTGCTCGTAGAAGGCCGCTGCGGAGGCGAACTTCTTCACCGCCGCCTCCGGATCCAGGTTGTCGTAGAGGTCCTTGCCCTCGGTGAACAGCCCGTCGCCGGGCTTCATGGACTCGGCCGGGGGCGAGGGGAAGAGCCACTCGGGCGTCACGAGCTGCAGCTCGCCCTGGGCCCCGAGCGCCTCGCGCAACTGGGTCTCCAGCGTCTGGGCCCGCGCCTGGGCGCCCGGGGTGGCGGCCGCGGTCAGCACCACCAGCTTGCCCGACCAGGGGTACACCGGCGCGGGCGGCGCGGTGACGACGGGGGGCGGAGGCGGTGGGGCCACCACCGGCTCGGGGGTCGGCTCGGGGGGAGGAGGCGGCGGCTCCTCCTTCTTGGGCTTGCGGGCGGCGGTCGGGGCGCGGCGGGGGGTGGCGGCCTCGGCATCGAGGCACACCGCGCCCATCCACAGCGCGAGCGAAAGGGTGATGGAAGTCTTCAAGCGCACGGCGCCGATGCTAGCCGAGCCGGGGGGCCCGGCACCATGCCTCGCGCGGCGGTACCGGGCGTGCAGCCCGCCTACACGTCCAGTTCCTCCACCTCGGTGGCGCTCTCCATGATGAACTTGAAGCGCGCGCTCACGTCCTTGCCCATCAAGTCGTTGATGACCTGATCGGTCAGGAGGGGGTTGTCGATCGTCACCCGGAGGCTCTGGCGCTGCTTGGGATCGAGCGTGGTCTCCTTGAGCTCGTCCGGCGTCATCTCCCCCAGCCCCTTGAAGCGCATGACGCTGGGCTTGGCGTTGCCCTTGACCTTCTCGCGGATGATGCGGTCGCGGTGGGCCTCGTCCAGCGCCCAGTACGTCTCCTTGCCGATGTCCACCCGGAACAGGGGGGGCTGGGCCAGGTAGATGTGCCCCTGCTCGATGAGCGGGCGCAGGTGCCGGTAGAAGAAGGTGAGCAGGAGCGTGGCGATGTGGTGCCCGTCGCTGTCGGCGTCCATGAGCAGGAAGACGCGGCCGTAGCGCAGCTTGGTGATGTCGAAGTCGTTGCCGATGCCGCAGCCCAGCGCGCTCACGATGTCCGTGAGCTCCTTGTTGCCCACGACCTTGTCCGTGGACGCCTGCTCGCTGTTGAGCACCTTGCCGCGCAGCGGCAGGACGGCCTGCGTCTTGCGGTCCCGCCCCTGCTTGGCGCTCCCACCTGCGGAGTCACCCTCCACCAGGAACAGCTCGCTGCTGCCCGGCTCGGTGGCGGAGCAATCCGCCAGCTTGCCCGGCAGGTTGAGCCGGTGGCTCACGGCCGTCTTGCGGCTGATGGCCTGTGACGCGGCGCGGCTGGCCTCGCGCGCCCGCGCGGCGAGCACGATGCGCGCCACCACCGCCTCGGCGATGGTCTTGTTGTCGTTGAGCCACTTCTCCAGCGCGGGCCGGATGACGCCATCCACCTGGGCGGACACCTCGGGGTTGTTGAGCCGCCCCTTCGTCTGGCCCTGGAACTGCGGCTCCACCACGTAGGTGGAGAGGATGACCGTCATGCCCTCGCGGATGTCCTCGGCCGTGAGCGTGACGCCCTTGAAGGTGAGGCCGTGCGTCTCGATGTAGTTGCGCACCGCCTTGACCACCGCGCCGCGCAGACCCGCCTCGTGCGTGCCGCCCAGGGGCGTGGGGATGCCGTTGACGTACGAGCGGATGTGCTCGTCCGTGGCCTCCGTCCACACCAGCGCCGCCTCCAGGCGGACCCCGTCTCCCCGCGTGTGGTAGAACTGGGACGTGCTGCCCGCGGGCACCACGGGCTTGCCCCGCTCGGCCACCACCTTGGTGAGGTACTCGGCGATGCCGCCGTCGTGCTTGAACTCCTCCTTCACGTGAGGGCTGGCCGTCTCGTCCTTCCAGACGACCGTCATGCCCTTGTGCAGGTAGCTCTTGGCCTCGAGCCGCTCGCGGATGAGCGCCGCGTCGAACTTGAGCTTCTCGCCGAAGATCTCCGGATCCGGCTCGAAGGTGGTGGAGGTGCCGCTGCCGCGCGCGGGGCCCTCCACCTTGAGGGGGCTCGTGGGCTTGCCCTTGCTGTACGTCTGGACGTGGCGCTTGCCCTCGCGCTTGATCTCCACCACGAGCTTGCGCGCGAGCGCGTTCACCACGGAGCTGCCCACGCCGTGCAGACCGCCCGAGTGGATGTAGTTGCCCTGCTCGAACTTGCCGCCCGCGTGCAGCGTGGTGAGGATGACCTCCACCGCGGGCTTCTTGTGCTTGGGCATGATGTCCACGGGAATGCCGCGCCCGTCGTCCACCACGGTGATGGTCCGACCATCCTTGTGCAGCGTCACCTCCACGGTGGACGCATAGCCGTTGATGACCTCGTCCACCGAGTTGTCGAGGATCTCCCAGAGCAGGTGGTGGTAGCCCGTGCCGTCGGTGCCGCCGATGTACATCGCCGGGCGCTTGCGCACCGGCTCCAGGCCCTCGAGGACCTGGATGTCCGCGCCCGTATAGGTCGTCTTCTTGGTCGTCGCCATGGCTCGTCTCAGTCCTTACTTCGGCTCGGGCAGGGGGATGAACAGCGGCGCGCGCTGCACTTCCTTGACCGTGTCCTTGCGCGACATCTCGTGGCCCTTGCCGCCACGGCCCGTCACCTCGTGCTTGCCCGGGTGCAAGACGAGGCTGCGGCCCTTGCCCGTCTCGAACGCGAGGCCCGCCTCCCTGTTGCCCGGAGGCGACACGAGGAAGTCCATCACCCGATCCCCGGCCTCCAGCTTGATGACACTCACGCCCTTGCCGGGGCCCGCCAGCTCGTTGACCTCCCCCACCTTGCACACGAGCACGCTCGTGCGCTCGGTGAGCACGCCCACCACGTCCTTGTCCTCCACCGCCTGCACGCCGACGATCTCGTCGCCCTCGCCCGTCTTGGCGTAGCGGCGGCCGGCGCGCGTGGACACCTCCAGGTGCAGGGCCATCAGCACGCGCATGCCCTGGCCCTGGCGGGTGACGGCCAGCAGCTTCTCCGGCCGCCACAGGCGCGTGTCGAGCGAGAACGCGGACACCACGCGCTCGCCGTCGTCGAACTTGAACAGCTTCTGCACCGGGTCTCCGTAGCCCGTGGAGGCCGGCACGTCGTTGAAGCGCGTGACGTAGGCGGTGCCGAAGTTGCTGAAGAGCACCAGGTTGGCCTTGAGGCTGCCGGCCACCACCGCCATCACCGCGTCGCCCTCGCGCAGGCGCGTGGAGGACGGGTCCTTCACCTCGCGCAGGCGCTTGATCCACCCGTCGCGGGTGATGACCACGTGCGCGTCCTCGTCCGCGATGAGCGCCTCGGCGTCGAACACCATCTCCTCGGCGCCGCTGCGGCTCACCTTGGTGCGGCGCTTGCCCGTGGCGTACTGGGCCTTGAGCTCGCCCAGCTCCGTCTTGATCGTCCCCCACAGGCGCGCGTCGCTCTTGAGCAGCGCCTCCAGGCCCTTGATCTGCGCGCGCTTCTCCTTGAGCTCGTTCTGCACGACGAGGATCTCCAGGCGGGCGAGCTTGTAGAGCTTCATCTCCAGGATGGCGTCCGTCTGGGCCTCGTCGAGCTTGAAGCGCGCGATGAGCTTCTTGGCCGCGTCCTGCTTGCCCTCGGACTGGCGGATGATGCGGATCATCTCGTCCAGGGCGTCGTAGACCTTCTCGAAGCCCTCGAGCAGGTGCACGCGCTTCTTGAGCTCCTCGAGCTGGAACTGCAGCCGCCGCCGCGTCACCTCCATGCGGAACTGCAGGAAGTACTGGAGGACGTCCTTGAGCCCCAGCCGCCGCGGCATGCCCACGTCCGGGTTGTCCGGGTTGGGCACCAGGCACGTGAGGTTCACGTTGAAGTTCGTCTGCAGCGGGGTGTTCTTGTAGAGGTAGGCCATCACCAGCTCGGGGCTGGCCTCCTTCTTGAGCTCCAGGACGATGCGCACTTCCTTGGTGGACTCGTCGCGCACGTCCACCACGAGCGGCAGCTTGCGCTCGCGGACGATCTCCCCGATCTTCGCCACCAGGGTGGACTTGTTCACCGCGTACGGGATGGACGTGACGATGATCTGCTGGCCGCCGCGCTTGAGATCCTCCAGCTCGTACTCGCCGCGCAGCCGCACGCTGCCCTGGCCCGTCTCGTAGATCTCCTGCAGCTCCTTCTGATCGTTGAGGATCTCCCCGCCGGTGGGGAAGTCCGGACCCTTGACCCACTTGAGCAGCTGCTTGGTGGTGAGGTTGGGGTCCTCCACGAGCGCCACGAGCGCGTCGCACAGCTCGCCCAGGTGGTGGGGCGGGATGTTGGTGGCCATGCCCACGGCGATGCCCGTGGTGCCGTTCATCAACAGGTGGGGCAGGCGCGCCGGCAGCACGATGGGCTCGGTGCGGGTGCCGTCGTAGTTGGGCCGGAAGTCCACCGTCTTCTGGCTGAGTTCATCGAGCAGCTCGCCGGCCAGGCGCTCCAGGCGGCACTCGGTGTAGCGGTACGCCGCCGCCGAGTCGCCGTCCAGCGAGCCGAAGTTGCCGTGGCCGTCCACCAGCGGGTAGCGCAGGGAGAAGTCCTGGGCCATGCGCACGAGCGCCTCGTAGATGGAGGCGTCGCCGTGGGGGTGGTAGGGGCCCATGATGGCACCCACGACCTGCGCGCACTTCTTGTACTTGGCGTCGTGCGAGAGGTTCAGGTCGTTCCACATGCCGAACAGGATGCGGCGCTGCACCGGCTTGAGGCCGTCGCGCACATCCGGCAGGGCGCGGGACGTGATGACCGACAGGGCGTAGTTGAGGTAGCGGCGGCGTGCTTCCTCGGCGAGCGCGGCCGGCTGGTCGCCGCCTCCGCCTCCTCCGGCGCCCGCGGCGCCCCCGTCTCCTCCGCCCCCGGAGGCTCCCTGCTTCTTGCGCGTCTTGTTCTCCGCTTGTGCGAGCGTGCTCATGTGTTCAGGCCAGGATGAGTGGTATCCCTGTGAAACGCGGGGCGCGGCGCGCGCACTCCGGGTCGCGGGACGAAAGAGAATGAGCCGGCGGAACTACCACGGCACACCCTGCAAAGAAACGAAGTGAAGGAGTCGCGACGGCGCGCGGCCTCCGTTTCTATACGCGCGTTCAGTGCCCGAGGCCATGAAATCCAACCCCTTAGAGAGCGGGGGGGTGGAGGCGAGGTGCTCGCCTGGCCGGACGGGGACGGGACGCGCGGAAGGGGGGCGGCGGCGGGCGCCGCCCCGGGACACATCAATCCGACGACCATGGGGCTCTATCGCATGACGGGCTGACATGACCCGCCGGGTCCGCCCGGCCACGGGGACCTCGTACGGCTGCTAGCTCCCCTTGCGGAAGATCTTCACCTTGCTGTTGCTCGCGCTGCCGCTGAGCAGGCCGGGAATCTGGGCCTGGATCGCCTTGGCGCCCACCGGGTGGTAGATGACGCGCGCCTTGCGGCCCGAGGGCAGGTTGCCGCCCGCGTCGATGAGCAGGAAGACGGTGTTGCCCTCGACATGGACGCGCTCGGTGTCCACGCGGTGGTCCAGTTCGGCCAGCAGGTCGCCGTCATCCAGGTTCTGTGACTCGCCACTGAGCCGCCGCACCTTCACGCGCAGGTAGCTGGCGG includes:
- a CDS encoding PEGA domain-containing protein, producing MKALALLLLPSLALAAPPPPKATPLRVSSLLVPMDPTAEASGPKMEGYMNEALTQFQGYTVRKPEDLLGLPRDTEAEASLKRGQKGYLESLEAFLKKDYEDAERKLRATLKELRLAPAAMTASCNPLCDATALFAAVMQQRGDVEEAKLALLDLMALNPTYELDTKRYSRELLSLRVQVATGLNAALRGGAQVKSRPAGARVFIDNEFKGFTPMTVPTLAVGKHLLRLERPGFQVTGQLLEVSPDDVETTLVLQPTDNYKAYDARLDAVSSEVMRADKNTNNQAVAALGKALGLDRGLVGTVRDLPDSGTTELVMGLYEMNTGKRLGVRRVMLQGDEFGQLKSELQRLVNNLINASEGGAEKKVKSSDPLDNSHGMDEWNAEDQGGKRRQQEQKRKGGDPLEGVNGTEDW
- a CDS encoding PEGA domain-containing protein, with the protein product MRLKTSITLSLALWMGAVCLDAEAATPRRAPTAARKPKKEEPPPPPPEPTPEPVVAPPPPPPVVTAPPAPVYPWSGKLVVLTAAATPGAQARAQTLETQLREALGAQGELQLVTPEWLFPSPPAESMKPGDGLFTEGKDLYDNLDPEAAVKKFASAAAFYEQHPVDMQPERLARVYIFLGASHLLNGDLDSARAAFTRAVLAAPSVKPESDLFGPDVHEAFAAARKDLEARPKGTLLVDSAPSGAQVTLRGEPLGTTPLKNLELPPGPHPLAFTLPGHVPYGVFQTVTSGKSEPVRPTLEPLPGLAEVHTLAAQAGAARTLDESRAEPPPEVARLGEKLGARYVVLAVVGRDARAPTATTLYAWDLTGKNRLRGVKLDATQAPERQRAVLQVRDFATGKIVPDSRLPAALVATVKKPWFWAAVGGVAVATTAGILLANQGPRPLGPRLGNFGAGW
- a CDS encoding DNA gyrase/topoisomerase IV subunit A translates to MSTLAQAENKTRKKQGASGGGGDGGAAGAGGGGGGDQPAALAEEARRRYLNYALSVITSRALPDVRDGLKPVQRRILFGMWNDLNLSHDAKYKKCAQVVGAIMGPYHPHGDASIYEALVRMAQDFSLRYPLVDGHGNFGSLDGDSAAAYRYTECRLERLAGELLDELSQKTVDFRPNYDGTRTEPIVLPARLPHLLMNGTTGIAVGMATNIPPHHLGELCDALVALVEDPNLTTKQLLKWVKGPDFPTGGEILNDQKELQEIYETGQGSVRLRGEYELEDLKRGGQQIIVTSIPYAVNKSTLVAKIGEIVRERKLPLVVDVRDESTKEVRIVLELKKEASPELVMAYLYKNTPLQTNFNVNLTCLVPNPDNPDVGMPRRLGLKDVLQYFLQFRMEVTRRRLQFQLEELKKRVHLLEGFEKVYDALDEMIRIIRQSEGKQDAAKKLIARFKLDEAQTDAILEMKLYKLARLEILVVQNELKEKRAQIKGLEALLKSDARLWGTIKTELGELKAQYATGKRRTKVSRSGAEEMVFDAEALIADEDAHVVITRDGWIKRLREVKDPSSTRLREGDAVMAVVAGSLKANLVLFSNFGTAYVTRFNDVPASTGYGDPVQKLFKFDDGERVVSAFSLDTRLWRPEKLLAVTRQGQGMRVLMALHLEVSTRAGRRYAKTGEGDEIVGVQAVEDKDVVGVLTERTSVLVCKVGEVNELAGPGKGVSVIKLEAGDRVMDFLVSPPGNREAGLAFETGKGRSLVLHPGKHEVTGRGGKGHEMSRKDTVKEVQRAPLFIPLPEPK
- a CDS encoding DNA gyrase/topoisomerase IV subunit B, translating into MATTKKTTYTGADIQVLEGLEPVRKRPAMYIGGTDGTGYHHLLWEILDNSVDEVINGYASTVEVTLHKDGRTITVVDDGRGIPVDIMPKHKKPAVEVILTTLHAGGKFEQGNYIHSGGLHGVGSSVVNALARKLVVEIKREGKRHVQTYSKGKPTSPLKVEGPARGSGTSTTFEPDPEIFGEKLKFDAALIRERLEAKSYLHKGMTVVWKDETASPHVKEEFKHDGGIAEYLTKVVAERGKPVVPAGSTSQFYHTRGDGVRLEAALVWTEATDEHIRSYVNGIPTPLGGTHEAGLRGAVVKAVRNYIETHGLTFKGVTLTAEDIREGMTVILSTYVVEPQFQGQTKGRLNNPEVSAQVDGVIRPALEKWLNDNKTIAEAVVARIVLAARAREASRAASQAISRKTAVSHRLNLPGKLADCSATEPGSSELFLVEGDSAGGSAKQGRDRKTQAVLPLRGKVLNSEQASTDKVVGNKELTDIVSALGCGIGNDFDITKLRYGRVFLLMDADSDGHHIATLLLTFFYRHLRPLIEQGHIYLAQPPLFRVDIGKETYWALDEAHRDRIIREKVKGNAKPSVMRFKGLGEMTPDELKETTLDPKQRQSLRVTIDNPLLTDQVINDLMGKDVSARFKFIMESATEVEELDV